From Chryseobacterium sp. H1D6B, a single genomic window includes:
- a CDS encoding rhomboid family intramembrane serine protease, producing MSILILVIAVTAIISFIAFNNTAIFEKYKFNVGAIQNKKEYIRLLSAGFLHADMMHLFFNMLTLYFFGPIVVQGFGNLGFLMVYFGSILLGNIFSLFIYKNQPWYSAIGASGGVSGILFAGIAMLPNIGIYLFFIPIPIPGFIFGLLYFGYSVYMMLNPKQWDNLGHAAHLGGAFFGLVYAIVNAPGRAMENALYIGIMALPLIYLSYEIFIRKRIN from the coding sequence ATGAGTATTTTAATACTAGTTATTGCGGTGACAGCTATTATCAGCTTTATTGCTTTTAATAATACGGCTATTTTTGAAAAATATAAGTTCAATGTAGGCGCAATTCAGAATAAAAAAGAATATATCCGTCTGCTTTCCGCTGGATTTTTACACGCCGATATGATGCATTTATTCTTCAATATGCTGACGCTGTATTTTTTTGGTCCGATTGTAGTGCAGGGTTTCGGTAACTTAGGTTTTCTGATGGTCTATTTCGGGTCTATTTTATTAGGAAATATATTCTCATTATTTATCTATAAAAATCAGCCTTGGTATTCTGCGATCGGTGCCAGCGGCGGTGTTTCAGGTATTTTATTTGCAGGAATTGCAATGCTGCCTAATATTGGGATCTATCTTTTCTTTATTCCAATTCCGATTCCGGGATTCATTTTTGGACTTTTATATTTCGGATACTCAGTTTATATGATGCTGAATCCTAAACAATGGGATAATCTGGGACACGCTGCCCATTTGGGAGGAGCATTCTTCGGACTGGTGTATGCCATTGTAAATGCCCCTGGAAGAGCAATGGAAAATGCTTTATACATAGGAATTATGGCGCTGCCTCTTATCTATTTAAGCTATGAAATTTTTATAAGGAAAAGAATTAATTAA